Proteins encoded in a region of the Desulfuromonas thiophila genome:
- a CDS encoding SDR family oxidoreductase — translation MPTTATRRILITGATGYIGRRLKDRLLQRADLQLRLLVRDPNRLRPEVRQRVEVVQGDSFDATALQKALQQVDMAFYLIHSMGSGPDYAARDRRSAEQFRDACIAAGVARLIYLGGLGRMENASEHLRSRLETGAILSARPETLQTLWFRAGVILGAGSASFEIIHHLTQKLPVMLTPRWVTTRTQAIAVEDVLTYLEAAIDLPAAGNWQIDIGSEPTDFRGLMQAAAASLGLKRWLIPVPLLSPKLSSYWLMLFTPVPYSIAAALVEGLKSETLVENDHAKQLFPTIVPRTLPQAFQLALQELESDAVLSRWCDSSAGEVCDLSPPADPKALVYRDCRQFALAGLTPARVFSQLCQLGGAAGWGGYDPLWSLRGMIDKLMGGVGLNRGRRVPAQLRVGDAVDFWKVVDLRPNKRLLLLAQMKLPGKGWLEFVIDDDWLIQTAHFFPKGLGGRLYWYLVMPFHALVFERMGRRLLAQAAKMPAS, via the coding sequence ATGCCAACAACTGCAACCCGTCGTATCCTGATCACCGGAGCCACCGGCTATATTGGTCGTCGCCTGAAAGACCGGTTGCTGCAGCGTGCTGATCTGCAATTGCGTCTTCTGGTGCGTGATCCCAATCGCTTGCGTCCTGAGGTGCGCCAGCGCGTCGAGGTGGTCCAGGGCGACAGCTTCGATGCCACTGCGCTACAGAAGGCACTCCAGCAGGTGGATATGGCTTTTTACCTGATTCATTCCATGGGGAGTGGCCCCGATTATGCCGCTCGCGATCGCCGCAGTGCTGAACAGTTTCGCGATGCCTGCATCGCTGCCGGGGTAGCACGGCTGATCTATCTGGGGGGGCTGGGACGGATGGAAAATGCCAGCGAACATCTGCGCAGCCGGCTCGAAACGGGGGCCATTCTCAGCGCTCGTCCCGAGACCTTGCAGACCCTCTGGTTTCGAGCCGGGGTCATTCTGGGCGCTGGCAGTGCCAGTTTCGAAATTATTCATCATCTGACGCAGAAACTGCCGGTTATGCTGACGCCGCGCTGGGTCACTACCCGCACCCAGGCGATCGCCGTCGAGGATGTGCTGACCTATCTTGAGGCGGCCATCGATCTGCCGGCAGCGGGCAACTGGCAGATCGATATCGGTAGCGAGCCGACCGATTTCCGTGGTCTGATGCAGGCTGCGGCGGCCAGCCTGGGGCTGAAACGCTGGCTGATTCCGGTGCCCCTGCTCAGCCCGAAATTGTCATCCTATTGGCTTATGTTGTTTACGCCAGTCCCCTACAGCATTGCTGCCGCACTGGTGGAAGGGCTCAAATCCGAAACTCTGGTGGAAAACGACCATGCCAAGCAGTTGTTTCCGACCATTGTGCCCCGCACGCTGCCACAGGCCTTTCAGTTGGCGTTGCAGGAGTTGGAAAGTGACGCGGTTCTCAGCCGTTGGTGCGACAGCAGTGCCGGCGAGGTCTGCGATCTGAGCCCACCTGCTGATCCTAAGGCCCTGGTGTATCGGGATTGCCGTCAGTTTGCTCTGGCTGGGCTGACCCCGGCCAGGGTGTTCTCACAACTCTGTCAGTTGGGAGGCGCTGCCGGCTGGGGTGGCTATGACCCCCTGTGGTCACTGCGGGGAATGATCGATAAACTGATGGGAGGCGTCGGTCTCAATCGTGGTCGGCGCGTACCCGCACAATTGCGGGTAGGTGATGCCGTAGATTTCTGGAAGGTGGTTGATCTACGACCGAATAAACGACTGTTATTGTTGGCGCAGATGAAACTTCCCGGCAAAGGCTGGCTTGAGTTTGTCATTGATGACGACTGGTTGATCCAGACAGCCCATTTTTTTCCGAAAGGGCTGGGGGGCCGGTTGTACTGGTATTTGGTGATGCCGTTTCATGCTTTGGTGTTTGAGCGTATGGGACGCCGCTTGTTGGCTCAGGCAGCCAAAATGCCGGCCAGCTGA